The following are from one region of the Veillonella nakazawae genome:
- a CDS encoding aspartate carbamoyltransferase catalytic subunit yields the protein MGQVSLKGKHLLGLQNVSPEEIKLILNVAKKMKKIVLSDDKKVPLLKGKSIVNLFMEPSTRTRSSFELAGKYLGADVINLSPSGSSMGKGESFRDTLLTLSYMGTDAIVMRHSAEGAPLYATKAVDPIIINAGDGAHEHPTQALLDMYSILEKKESIEGLKVVILGDIMHSRVARSNIYGLTKMGAKVHLAGPRTMVYPELEKLGVTVHHDIREAVADADVINVLRIQLERIHSALYPTNREYARIFGINNDVLKLAKDDVMVMHPGPMNRGLEIAPDVAYSDQSVIQEQVRNGVAVRMAVLYLTIIGGDGSELAY from the coding sequence ATGGGACAAGTTAGCCTAAAAGGCAAACATTTATTAGGTTTGCAAAATGTGTCACCTGAAGAAATCAAATTGATTTTAAATGTGGCAAAAAAAATGAAAAAAATCGTTCTTTCTGATGACAAGAAGGTTCCACTTTTAAAGGGGAAATCTATTGTTAACCTCTTTATGGAGCCAAGTACTCGTACCCGTAGTTCCTTTGAATTGGCCGGCAAATATTTAGGGGCTGACGTTATTAATCTTTCTCCTAGTGGTTCTTCCATGGGTAAAGGTGAAAGCTTCCGTGATACTTTGCTAACATTATCCTATATGGGCACAGATGCTATCGTAATGCGTCATAGTGCAGAAGGGGCTCCTCTATATGCCACAAAAGCAGTAGATCCTATCATCATCAATGCTGGTGACGGCGCTCATGAACATCCAACACAAGCATTATTAGATATGTACTCCATTTTAGAGAAAAAAGAATCCATTGAAGGTCTAAAAGTTGTTATTCTAGGCGATATTATGCATAGCCGTGTAGCAAGATCTAATATTTATGGCCTTACAAAAATGGGTGCTAAAGTACATTTGGCTGGTCCTCGTACTATGGTATATCCAGAGCTCGAAAAATTAGGTGTTACCGTACACCACGATATTCGTGAAGCAGTGGCTGATGCAGATGTGATTAACGTACTTCGCATTCAATTAGAACGTATTCATTCTGCGTTGTATCCTACAAATAGAGAATATGCACGTATCTTTGGTATTAACAATGATGTATTGAAATTGGCTAAAGATGATGTGATGGTAATGCATCCAGGTCCTATGAACCGTGGCCTAGAAATTGCACCAGATGTAGCATATTCTGATCAATCCGTAATTCAAGAACAGGTACGTAATGGCGTAGCTGTACGTATGGCTGTATTGTACTTAACTATTATCGGAGGTGACGGTAGTGAGCTTGCTTATTAA
- a CDS encoding gluconeogenesis factor YvcK family protein: MLRKRWFRWLIPGLNIKRWLALFSCGVGLLIIGISLMFNYQWLAVLEDIVLAFSYNMTGFYNYNVLIAVGVVVLSIGAVLMLIGTSKVIKTIIRAVLPNPDSKVSDIIFQNIRLDKGPKIVVIGGGTGLSNLLRGLKIHTSNLSAIVTVADDGGSSGRLRKDFKMIAPGDLRNCLIALAEQEGVMENLFRYRFEGENELSGHSFGNLFITALAQVYDGDVEEALEAASKLLRVRGRVIPSSTEFIKLVAEMTDGTIVEGESNIPNSGKRIRHMYSEPAQPKPEGAALRAIDEADVIIFGPGSLYTSIIPNLLTDKIASHVRASKANKIYIANVMTQPGETTGYTLSDHVEALIAHGGEGIVDTVLANDGPLPIQMVEQYSAVGSEPVVLDTKKLQAKGIRTIRATLISPKKPAVHDPERLGKVIMDIVHAMQSDTEPHILEYYLQRDDH, encoded by the coding sequence ATGTTGCGAAAAAGATGGTTTCGGTGGCTTATTCCGGGCCTAAATATAAAACGTTGGCTTGCCCTTTTTAGTTGTGGTGTAGGTCTTTTAATCATTGGTATTTCGTTGATGTTTAACTATCAATGGCTTGCCGTTCTTGAAGATATTGTATTAGCTTTTTCTTATAATATGACGGGCTTTTACAATTATAATGTGCTCATTGCTGTAGGCGTTGTTGTACTATCGATTGGCGCTGTTTTAATGTTAATCGGTACGAGTAAGGTTATTAAAACGATTATTCGTGCTGTATTACCTAATCCTGATAGTAAGGTGTCGGATATTATTTTCCAAAATATACGCCTCGATAAAGGTCCTAAGATTGTTGTTATCGGAGGTGGTACAGGGCTATCAAATTTATTACGTGGATTAAAAATACACACCTCTAATTTGTCTGCTATTGTAACCGTAGCTGACGATGGTGGTTCCTCGGGACGCTTGCGTAAAGATTTTAAAATGATTGCTCCTGGCGATTTGAGAAACTGCTTGATTGCATTAGCTGAACAAGAAGGGGTTATGGAAAATCTTTTCCGTTATCGCTTTGAAGGGGAAAATGAGCTATCTGGGCATAGTTTTGGTAACCTCTTTATCACAGCACTTGCTCAAGTATATGATGGCGATGTGGAGGAAGCGCTTGAAGCGGCTAGTAAATTGTTGCGTGTACGAGGTCGTGTAATTCCGTCGTCTACTGAGTTCATTAAATTAGTAGCGGAGATGACCGATGGTACTATCGTAGAAGGTGAAAGTAATATTCCTAATTCTGGTAAACGCATTCGCCATATGTATAGTGAGCCAGCACAGCCAAAACCAGAAGGTGCTGCGTTACGTGCTATCGATGAAGCAGATGTTATCATCTTTGGACCGGGTAGCTTATATACAAGTATTATTCCGAATTTGTTAACTGATAAAATTGCATCTCATGTACGCGCTAGTAAGGCAAATAAAATTTACATTGCTAATGTTATGACTCAACCTGGTGAAACTACAGGTTATACCTTAAGTGATCATGTGGAGGCTCTCATTGCACATGGTGGTGAAGGCATTGTAGATACTGTACTTGCTAACGATGGGCCTTTACCAATTCAAATGGTAGAACAATATAGTGCTGTAGGTTCAGAGCCTGTAGTATTAGATACTAAGAAGCTACAAGCTAAAGGAATACGTACGATTCGGGCTACATTGATAAGTCCTAAAAAGCCGGCTGTTCATGATCCTGAACGGTTAGGTAAAGTAATTATGGATATTGTGCATGCTATGCAATCAGATACTGAACCACATATCCTAGAGTACTATCTCCAACGAGATGATCATTAA
- the rapZ gene encoding RNase adapter RapZ, with product MEAFRLLIVTGMSGAGKTQVLQALEDMGYLCIDNIPPILIPKLSEICRQGGERTNRVALVVDIRGGEFFEALSSSLETLREMKVDYEIVFMDATDETLIRRYKETRRSHPLAPDGMITTGLKEERQILNSVRHKADFIIDTTNMKTASLKEYLKTRFTQVDEGHGMSITVVSFGFKYGLPLDADMVWDVRFLPNPFYIPEFRHKTGRVKAVNEYIHSFEVTEEFKNRYFDTIDFLVPNYEQEGKSQFIVAVGCTGGMHRSVAMAEALYSHLLENGYRVSVEHRDMMKNNVEEDYNPHEIKTFGN from the coding sequence ATGGAAGCATTTCGTTTATTAATTGTTACAGGCATGTCTGGTGCCGGCAAAACTCAGGTTCTACAAGCATTAGAGGATATGGGCTATCTATGTATTGATAATATTCCTCCTATACTGATTCCTAAGCTAAGTGAAATTTGTCGACAAGGTGGGGAACGTACAAACCGTGTAGCTTTAGTTGTAGATATTCGCGGTGGTGAATTCTTTGAAGCCCTTTCATCATCTCTTGAAACATTAAGAGAAATGAAGGTAGATTATGAAATTGTCTTTATGGATGCCACAGATGAGACGTTAATTAGACGATATAAAGAAACTCGTCGCAGCCATCCACTGGCTCCAGATGGGATGATCACTACAGGTTTGAAAGAGGAACGTCAGATATTAAATTCTGTACGACATAAAGCAGACTTCATTATTGATACAACGAATATGAAAACTGCGAGCCTCAAAGAGTATTTAAAAACTCGATTTACTCAAGTTGATGAAGGCCATGGCATGTCTATTACAGTTGTAAGCTTTGGCTTTAAATATGGATTACCATTGGATGCGGATATGGTTTGGGATGTTCGATTCTTACCAAACCCATTCTACATTCCAGAATTCCGTCATAAAACAGGTCGTGTGAAAGCTGTAAATGAATATATTCATTCCTTTGAAGTTACAGAGGAATTTAAAAACCGTTATTTTGATACTATTGATTTTCTTGTGCCTAATTATGAACAAGAAGGGAAGTCTCAATTTATCGTTGCTGTAGGCTGTACAGGTGGTATGCATAGATCTGTGGCTATGGCAGAAGCATTATATTCTCACCTATTAGAAAACGGCTATCGCGTTTCTGTAGAACATCGAGATATGATGAAAAATAATGTAGAAGAAGATTATAATCCTCATGAAATTAAAACATTTGGTAACTAG
- a CDS encoding dihydroorotase, translating to MSLLIKNGTVVNPAKKQNEVADVLVKDGKIAAIGQNLSAEGAEVYDATGLIVAPGLIDIHTHLREPGQEAKEDFHSGTQAAAAGGFTRVVTMANTNPVVDNAALVRGLQKQAELTGVVKVEFIGAVSKGLEGKELAEMGDMAEAGVVAFSDDGHYVENAAFMRRALEYSSMFNKMVIDHAEDITLTKNGHMHEGIVSYELGVIGRPAVAEDLAVARDILLSEMTGGHIHIAHVSSKNTVDMVRRAKAKGLNVTCEVTSQHLSFTDEYLREYNPAFKMAPPIRSEDHRQALLEGLKDGTIDAIITDHAPHAYEEKDHEFCCAPNGFSGLETSLAAVITNAYGPDKLSIDQVVYYMSTRPAELMRLDAGVLEVGKSADITVFSTTEEWTVDRNKFYTKGKVSPFDGMTVTGKAKLTVVDGKVVMKEGVVL from the coding sequence GTGAGCTTGCTTATTAAAAATGGTACGGTAGTTAATCCGGCAAAAAAACAAAACGAAGTAGCAGACGTTCTCGTAAAAGATGGTAAAATTGCAGCCATCGGTCAAAACTTAAGTGCTGAAGGCGCTGAAGTATATGATGCAACAGGTCTTATCGTAGCACCTGGTCTTATCGATATTCACACACATTTGCGTGAACCAGGCCAAGAAGCTAAAGAAGATTTCCACTCTGGTACACAAGCGGCTGCCGCTGGTGGTTTTACACGTGTAGTCACTATGGCTAATACAAACCCAGTTGTAGATAATGCTGCACTCGTAAGAGGTTTACAAAAACAGGCTGAACTCACTGGCGTTGTGAAAGTAGAATTTATTGGTGCTGTATCCAAAGGCCTTGAAGGTAAAGAACTTGCTGAAATGGGAGATATGGCAGAAGCCGGTGTAGTAGCCTTCTCTGATGATGGTCACTATGTAGAAAATGCCGCGTTTATGCGTCGTGCCTTAGAATACTCCTCCATGTTCAATAAAATGGTTATCGACCATGCAGAAGACATTACATTGACTAAAAATGGTCATATGCATGAAGGTATCGTTTCCTATGAATTAGGTGTTATTGGTCGTCCTGCAGTAGCTGAAGATTTGGCTGTTGCTCGTGACATCTTGTTGTCTGAAATGACAGGTGGTCACATTCATATTGCTCACGTAAGTAGTAAAAATACTGTGGATATGGTTCGTCGTGCAAAAGCAAAAGGTCTTAATGTAACATGTGAAGTTACAAGCCAACATTTATCTTTCACAGATGAATATTTACGCGAATATAACCCAGCGTTCAAAATGGCTCCTCCAATTCGATCCGAAGATCATCGCCAAGCATTATTAGAAGGCTTGAAAGATGGCACAATTGATGCAATTATTACAGACCATGCACCACATGCGTATGAAGAAAAAGACCATGAGTTCTGCTGTGCACCAAATGGTTTCAGTGGTCTCGAAACATCTTTGGCAGCGGTTATTACTAATGCATATGGTCCAGATAAACTTAGCATCGACCAAGTTGTATACTATATGAGTACACGTCCAGCTGAATTAATGCGCCTTGATGCAGGTGTTCTTGAAGTTGGTAAATCAGCAGACATTACTGTATTCTCAACAACTGAAGAGTGGACAGTAGATCGCAATAAATTCTATACAAAAGGCAAAGTCAGCCCATTTGATGGTATGACTGTTACCGGTAAGGCCAAACTCACAGTAGTTGATGGCAAAGTAGTTATGAAGGAGGGCGTAGTCTTATAA
- the carA gene encoding glutamine-hydrolyzing carbamoyl-phosphate synthase small subunit encodes MKGKLVLEDGSVFEGSLLGGAPTLGEVVFNTGMTGYQEILTDPSYADQIITLTYPLIGNYGTLNAITQGPKPYCKGFIVGELCDFPSNWQNEGLFSEYLRLHGIPCLYDVDTRAITRVLRNHGVMKGVLVRSDYPMEDIQKLFKQDLPTDQVMRVTTKWQGMRGDKNAEFHVAVMDYGVKENILRSLEAAGCRLTVFPADAKAEDVLAANPDGVFLSNGPGDPQDLGYAVEEVKKLFGKKPIFGICMGHQVLAQAYGGTTFKLKFGHRGSNHPVQDLRTGRVYITSQNHGYAVDDTSLPDFVEITHRSVNDGTVEGMRHKELPIFSVQYHPEASPGPTDNLYLFDEFEDLMRKGK; translated from the coding sequence ATGAAAGGCAAGTTAGTTCTTGAAGATGGTTCCGTGTTTGAAGGTTCCTTATTAGGTGGCGCTCCTACATTAGGGGAAGTTGTATTTAACACAGGTATGACAGGGTATCAAGAAATCTTGACTGACCCGTCCTATGCAGATCAAATTATTACATTAACATATCCTTTGATTGGTAATTATGGTACATTGAATGCTATTACTCAAGGTCCTAAACCATATTGTAAAGGCTTTATCGTAGGCGAACTGTGTGATTTCCCATCTAACTGGCAAAATGAAGGCCTATTTAGTGAGTATCTTCGTTTACACGGAATCCCTTGCCTTTATGATGTAGATACACGTGCTATTACACGTGTTCTTCGTAATCATGGTGTAATGAAAGGCGTACTTGTACGTTCTGATTACCCTATGGAAGATATCCAAAAATTATTTAAACAAGACTTGCCAACAGATCAAGTTATGCGTGTAACTACAAAATGGCAAGGTATGCGTGGCGATAAAAATGCAGAGTTCCATGTAGCTGTAATGGACTATGGTGTAAAGGAAAATATCCTTCGTTCTTTAGAAGCAGCTGGTTGCCGATTAACAGTGTTCCCTGCAGATGCTAAGGCTGAAGATGTGTTAGCAGCAAATCCAGATGGTGTATTCTTATCCAACGGCCCTGGAGACCCTCAAGATCTTGGCTATGCTGTAGAAGAGGTAAAGAAATTGTTCGGTAAAAAACCTATCTTCGGCATTTGCATGGGCCATCAAGTATTGGCACAAGCCTATGGTGGTACAACATTTAAATTGAAGTTTGGTCACCGTGGCTCTAACCATCCAGTACAAGATTTACGTACAGGCCGTGTATATATTACATCTCAAAACCATGGCTATGCAGTAGATGATACTTCCTTGCCAGATTTTGTAGAAATTACACATCGCAGTGTAAATGATGGCACTGTAGAAGGTATGCGCCATAAAGAATTGCCTATTTTCTCTGTACAATATCACCCAGAAGCGTCCCCAGGACCTACTGATAATCTATATTTATTTGACGAATTTGAAGACTTAATGAGAAAGGGAAAATAA
- the whiA gene encoding DNA-binding protein WhiA, whose product MSFAEDVKNELCQYESSSDADLAMKIEASCLLRMGGSIILGMKGAVGIRLATANNAVARRLLGILKKQYELPTNVLVRQGLNLRKKNMYTLSVEPSIEGRQALEDLALWPVTEQIPRSWLKSMEARRAFLRGAFLGGGSVNKPQSDYHLEFMTGNENFAKEIIHVLRLFHIHAGLTERKEEYVVYLKEGDAVTSCLQIMGAQSALMEFENVRIMKTVRNQINRQVNCETANLQKVVDAAVRQVKAIRIIDREIGIDELPEKLRIVARLRWDNPEASLKELEELMDGELSKSGIGHRLKKIEALALTYDPMGLEEI is encoded by the coding sequence ATGTCATTTGCTGAAGATGTAAAAAATGAATTATGCCAATATGAATCCTCTAGTGATGCAGATTTGGCCATGAAAATTGAAGCGTCTTGCTTATTGCGCATGGGTGGATCTATCATTCTGGGGATGAAGGGTGCTGTTGGTATTAGATTGGCTACTGCAAATAATGCAGTAGCTCGTCGCTTGTTAGGCATATTAAAAAAACAATATGAATTACCTACCAATGTATTAGTACGACAAGGGCTAAACTTACGCAAGAAAAATATGTATACTTTATCTGTAGAGCCATCTATAGAAGGGCGACAGGCGTTAGAAGATCTTGCTTTATGGCCTGTAACTGAACAAATTCCTCGTAGTTGGCTTAAATCTATGGAGGCACGACGTGCTTTTTTACGGGGTGCCTTTTTAGGCGGTGGCTCTGTTAATAAGCCACAAAGTGATTATCATCTCGAGTTTATGACGGGGAATGAGAATTTTGCAAAGGAAATTATACATGTATTGCGGTTATTTCATATTCATGCAGGTTTGACTGAGCGTAAGGAAGAGTATGTAGTATATCTTAAAGAAGGGGACGCTGTAACGAGTTGTTTGCAAATTATGGGTGCTCAATCAGCACTGATGGAATTTGAAAACGTGCGCATAATGAAAACTGTGCGAAATCAAATTAATCGACAAGTAAACTGTGAGACTGCAAATTTGCAAAAGGTTGTAGATGCTGCAGTACGCCAGGTAAAGGCTATTCGAATTATCGATAGAGAAATTGGTATTGATGAATTGCCTGAAAAGTTGCGGATTGTAGCAAGATTGAGATGGGACAATCCAGAAGCGAGTCTGAAAGAACTTGAAGAATTGATGGATGGCGAATTATCTAAGTCGGGTATTGGACATCGTTTAAAGAAAATCGAAGCATTAGCACTTACGTATGACCCTATGGGGCTTGAAGAAATATAG
- a CDS encoding ATPase — MFSYKSKYCVAAAMAAMAALTGHVEARDIDLQSIGYFQFSPLPPSLVSQTDTLLLSDSPEYVGPVGGTLSAGTINGNGRIYFYHVNEMDQPHKIAIVLENQSAYPNTVHVMRQLKSVATPDYFAAGRDLSRKDLEHPLDESPNARPLYSLSIPPQGRQLIFSDLENTPVYRDALFTGIVDIKTEAPIFARVMMLPMGMDAVDASHWAKNLPIDEIQLRGTYTGSKRNMEVTTPFDTTLGGAFVEIGNDREDMFINGVDEMQNKAFVRDRGNYGVSYTLKIPTKGNEPFRLYFNPLGGPYSGSFTVKALHQQGARRGQTDTRTYHIGGADGISALGDGTILDSRIMGNYNAGDLLTLNFMPAGASNLPIRFLLIPESLANPQKHQTIAVNVPKDVKDSLGHPTQGTTQIPVGPIGSKDSNKGTVDTTKTTLTPSKQAENIAHEETKKLSDKAAAEAKKEAQLKKSKEAEETLARKKAEEAKLAAEKAEMARKAAEAKHAEIERKMAEKAEADRKAAELKAAQEVQAAKEKAALEAKKAEEMRQAEEAKRLEAERKAELDRKVAEARKAEEERKAEMARIEAARKAEADRLEAARKAEEARVAAESKRLEEERRIEAARIEAARKAEEARQAAEAKARFEAQRAAEKAALGAKKAEEERLAAEAKVRLEAQRKAEQEALEARRAEEARKAAEAKAALEAQRAAEQAALEAKRQEDARKAAEAKAALEAQRIEAARKAEEARRAEEARKAEEARIEAARKAEEARVAAEAKRAEEARKAEEARIEAARKAEEARMAEEARRAEEARRLEAARLEAQRKAEQERLEAARKAEEARVAAEAKRQEELRKAEEARIAAEAKRAEELRKAEEARIAAEAKRAEEVRRAEEARRIEEARRAEEARKAEEVRIAAEARKAEQVRLAAERAEAERQAAEAKRIAEERYQAHLEAERKAEEARQQALAQAEVERKAKERAEAIQRVKEQQENARRRAELARQQIEAERKAAQAAKTGPSFGELDDVHEDTPSVTIPNAVSIDELTKPRPTASQNTRRRDQRQPQQNQQYAQQNPMTDGQQSQAPYSSQQGQQNDDQNPPKLYPMGQ; from the coding sequence ATGTTTTCTTATAAATCAAAATATTGTGTAGCCGCAGCGATGGCCGCCATGGCTGCTCTTACAGGCCATGTAGAGGCTCGTGATATAGATTTACAATCAATTGGATATTTTCAGTTTTCTCCGTTGCCACCAAGTTTGGTGTCTCAAACGGATACATTGCTACTATCAGATAGCCCTGAATATGTAGGACCAGTAGGTGGTACACTTAGTGCAGGTACAATTAATGGAAATGGTCGTATCTATTTTTACCATGTAAATGAAATGGATCAGCCCCATAAGATTGCTATCGTATTGGAGAATCAATCGGCGTATCCCAATACTGTTCATGTGATGAGACAGTTGAAATCTGTGGCCACACCAGATTATTTCGCTGCTGGTCGTGATTTATCCCGGAAGGACTTAGAGCATCCTTTAGATGAAAGTCCCAATGCGAGACCTTTATATTCGCTAAGTATTCCGCCACAAGGGCGCCAATTAATCTTTAGTGATTTGGAAAATACACCAGTATATCGAGATGCATTATTTACCGGTATCGTAGATATTAAAACAGAGGCACCAATCTTTGCTCGTGTTATGATGTTGCCTATGGGGATGGATGCTGTAGATGCATCTCATTGGGCGAAAAATTTGCCTATTGATGAGATTCAGTTGCGTGGTACCTATACTGGGTCTAAGCGTAATATGGAGGTTACTACACCATTTGATACGACATTAGGTGGTGCTTTTGTAGAAATCGGTAATGACCGTGAAGATATGTTTATCAACGGTGTAGACGAAATGCAAAATAAAGCATTTGTTCGTGACCGTGGTAACTATGGTGTTTCATATACTTTAAAAATTCCTACAAAAGGTAATGAACCATTTAGATTGTATTTTAACCCTCTTGGTGGTCCCTATTCTGGTTCCTTTACGGTGAAAGCATTACACCAACAAGGTGCTCGTCGCGGTCAAACAGATACACGAACCTATCATATTGGCGGTGCTGATGGTATCTCTGCACTTGGGGATGGAACTATTTTAGATAGTCGCATCATGGGTAACTATAACGCAGGTGATTTATTAACATTAAACTTTATGCCTGCAGGGGCATCTAACTTGCCGATACGGTTCTTGTTAATTCCTGAATCTCTTGCGAATCCACAAAAACATCAAACTATTGCTGTTAATGTTCCTAAGGATGTAAAAGATAGTTTAGGTCATCCAACTCAAGGGACTACGCAAATTCCGGTAGGCCCTATAGGTAGTAAAGATAGCAATAAAGGTACTGTAGATACTACAAAAACCACATTGACACCTAGTAAGCAGGCAGAGAATATCGCTCATGAAGAAACTAAAAAGTTAAGTGATAAAGCAGCTGCTGAAGCTAAAAAAGAAGCTCAACTTAAAAAATCAAAAGAAGCGGAGGAAACATTAGCTCGTAAAAAAGCAGAAGAAGCTAAATTAGCTGCTGAAAAAGCAGAAATGGCACGCAAGGCTGCAGAAGCTAAACATGCTGAAATTGAGCGTAAAATGGCAGAAAAAGCTGAAGCTGATCGCAAAGCTGCTGAATTGAAGGCGGCTCAAGAAGTACAAGCTGCAAAAGAAAAAGCTGCATTAGAAGCTAAAAAAGCTGAAGAAATGCGCCAAGCAGAAGAAGCTAAACGACTAGAAGCTGAAAGAAAAGCTGAGCTTGATCGAAAAGTAGCTGAAGCACGTAAGGCCGAAGAAGAACGTAAAGCAGAAATGGCGCGTATTGAAGCTGCAAGAAAGGCTGAGGCGGATCGTTTAGAAGCGGCCCGTAAAGCGGAGGAAGCTCGTGTAGCGGCAGAATCGAAACGTCTTGAAGAAGAGCGTAGAATAGAAGCAGCTCGTATTGAAGCCGCTCGTAAAGCTGAAGAAGCTAGACAAGCCGCAGAAGCCAAGGCTCGATTTGAAGCACAACGGGCAGCAGAAAAGGCAGCGTTAGGGGCAAAAAAAGCTGAAGAAGAACGCTTAGCAGCTGAAGCGAAAGTGCGTTTAGAAGCACAGCGAAAAGCAGAACAAGAAGCATTAGAGGCACGCCGCGCAGAAGAAGCACGTAAAGCTGCAGAGGCGAAAGCGGCATTAGAAGCACAACGTGCAGCTGAACAGGCTGCGTTAGAAGCGAAACGTCAAGAAGATGCTCGTAAAGCGGCAGAAGCAAAAGCAGCATTAGAAGCACAACGTATTGAAGCTGCAAGAAAAGCTGAAGAAGCACGTCGTGCAGAAGAAGCAAGAAAGGCTGAGGAGGCAAGAATCGAAGCGGCCCGTAAAGCAGAGGAAGCTCGTGTTGCAGCAGAGGCTAAACGTGCAGAAGAAGCGCGTAAGGCTGAAGAGGCAAGAATTGAAGCTGCCCGTAAAGCTGAAGAAGCTCGTATGGCAGAAGAAGCACGCCGCGCAGAAGAAGCACGTCGTTTAGAAGCAGCTAGACTTGAGGCACAACGCAAGGCCGAGCAAGAACGACTTGAAGCGGCTCGTAAAGCTGAAGAAGCTCGCGTTGCTGCTGAAGCAAAACGTCAGGAAGAATTGCGTAAAGCAGAGGAAGCTCGAATTGCAGCAGAAGCAAAACGAGCAGAAGAACTTCGTAAGGCAGAGGAAGCCCGAATTGCAGCGGAAGCAAAACGTGCAGAAGAGGTTCGTAGAGCAGAGGAAGCACGCCGTATAGAAGAGGCTAGACGAGCAGAAGAAGCGCGAAAAGCCGAAGAAGTACGTATAGCTGCTGAGGCACGTAAAGCAGAGCAAGTTAGATTGGCTGCAGAACGTGCAGAGGCTGAACGCCAAGCGGCAGAGGCAAAACGCATTGCTGAAGAACGTTACCAAGCTCACTTAGAAGCGGAACGTAAGGCGGAAGAAGCACGTCAGCAAGCTCTTGCGCAAGCCGAAGTTGAACGTAAAGCAAAAGAGCGAGCTGAAGCGATTCAACGTGTCAAAGAACAGCAAGAAAATGCTCGTCGTCGCGCAGAACTTGCACGTCAACAAATTGAGGCAGAACGTAAGGCAGCACAAGCTGCTAAAACAGGACCTTCCTTCGGCGAACTTGATGATGTACATGAGGATACACCAAGTGTAACTATTCCAAATGCTGTATCTATTGATGAGTTGACTAAACCTAGACCGACTGCATCTCAAAATACACGTCGTCGTGACCAACGGCAACCACAACAAAATCAACAATATGCACAGCAAAATCCAATGACTGATGGTCAACAAAGTCAAGCTCCTTATAGTTCACAGCAAGGTCAACAAAATGATGATCAAAATCCACCAAAATTATATCCTATGGGTCAGTAA